The Benincasa hispida cultivar B227 chromosome 11, ASM972705v1, whole genome shotgun sequence genome has a segment encoding these proteins:
- the LOC120090304 gene encoding protein transport protein SEC31 homolog B, whose protein sequence is MACIKGVNRSASVAIAPDAPYMAAGTMAGAVDLSFSSSANLEIFKLDFQSDDKDLPVIGDSPSSERFNRLSWGKNGSGSEQYSLGFIAGGLVDGNIDIWNPLALIRPEAGETPLVGHLTRHKGPVRGLEFNTITPNLLASGADDGEICIWDLANPSQPIHFPPLKGSGSAAQGEISFLSWNSKVQHILASTSYNGATVVWDLKKQKPVISFSDSTRRRCSVLQWNPDLATQLVVASDDDSSPSLRLWDMRNIMTPVKEFVGHTRGVIAMSWCPTDTSYLLTCAKDNRTICWDTISGDIVCELPASTNWNFDVHWYPRIPGVISASSFDGKIGLYNIESCSRYGVGENDFSAVSLRAPKWYKRPVGASFGFGGKVVSFQPKTPVAGASAGASEVYVHDLVMEHSLVTRSSEFEAAIQNGERSSLRVLCEQKSKDSDLEDDRETWGFLKVMFEDDGTARTKLLRHLGFSVSTESQDSEGEISQGVDALHLNDTAADNIGYGDGRVATLFPSDNGEDFFNNLPSPKADTPLSISGDNHAAEETVAAEEPQVEDGVEDNGDASFADGVQRALVVGDYKGAVGLCVSANKMADALVIAHVGGGSLWENTRDQYLKMSRSPYLKIVSAMVNNDLLSLVNTRPLKFWKETLALLCSFAQKDEWTMLCDTLASKLMVAGYTLPATLCYICAGNIDKTVEIWSRSLSTEREGKSYIDLLQDLMEKTIVLALATGQKRFSVTLCKLVEKYAEILASQGQLTTALEYIKLLGSEELTPELVILRDRISLSTESDKNDKTSTIEYSQQPSENVYGSEATKHYYQESASAQFHQSMPTTTYNDSYSQTAYGGRGYTAPTPYQPAPQPNLFLPSQAPQAPETNFSAPPGQPAPRPFVPATPSALRNVEKYQQPPTLGSQLYPGIANPTYQPIQSAASVGPVPSHMDSVPGHKMPQVVAPAPPSRGFMPVPNPGAVQLPGMGLVQPPSPTQSTPAQPAVMPPAPPPTVQTADTSNVPAHQKPVVATLTRLFNETSEALGGARANPGKKREIEDNSRKMGALFSKLNGGDISKNAADKLVQLCQALDTGDYGRALQIQVLLTTSEWDECSFWLATLKRMIKTRQNMRLS, encoded by the exons ATGGCGTGTATAAAAGGAGTGAATCGATCGGCGTCCGTTGCTATAGCACCGGACGCGCCGTACATGGCCGCCGGGACGATGGCGGGTGCTGTGGATCTGTCATTTAGCTCATCAGCCAATCTCGAGATCTTCAAGCTTGATTTCCAGTCGGATGATAAGGACCTTCCTGTAATTGGGGATTCTCCGAGCTCCGAGCGCTTCAACCGCCTCTCCTGGGGAAAGAATGGATCGGGTTCTGAACAATATTCTCTGGGCTTCATTGCCGGTGGACTCGTTGATGGGAACATTGATATTTGGAACCCTCTTGCGCTGATCCG TCCTGAGGCAGGTGAAACTCCACTCGTTGGACATCTAACAAGGCATAAAGGGCCt GTGCGTGGTTTAGAATTTAATACAATCACACCAAACTTGCTTGCATCCGGAGCTGATGACGGAGAAATCTGCATATGGGATTTAGCAAACCCATCACAACCTATTCATTTTCCACCTCTGAAG GGTAGTGGCTCGGCAGCTCAGGGTGAAATTTCATTCTTATCGTGGAATAGTAAAGTTCAACATATATTAGCCTCCACGTCATATAATGGAGCAACAG TCGTTTGGGACCTGAAGAAGCAAAAACCAGTTATAAG TTTTTCAGATTCCACTAGAAGACGCTGCTCGGTGCTGCAGTGGAATCCTGATCTTGCAACTCAACTTGTTGTTGCTTCAGATGATGATAGTTCTCCTTCCCTCAGG CTTTGGGATATGCGAAATATTATGACTCCGGTTAAAGAGTTTGTGGGCCACACTAGAG GTGTAATTGCAATGTCATGGTGCCCCACCGATACCTCCTACCTGCTGACATGTGCTAAAGACAACAGAACCATCTGCTGGGATACTATTTCTGGAGAT ATTGTGTGCGAATTGCCTGCTAGTACCAACTGGAACTTTGACGTACACTGGTATCCTAGGATTCCTGGTGTTATATCAGCGTCATCATTTGATGGGAAGATTGGCTTATATAATATCGAG AGTTGCAGTCGTTACGGTGTAGGAGAGAATGATTTTAGTGCAG TATCTTTGAGAGCACCAAAGTGGTATAAACGTCCAGTTGGTGCCTCTTTTGGCTTTGGAGGGAAGGTAGTATCATTTCAACCTAAGACTCCTGTTGCAGGTGCTTCAGCTGGTGCTTCAGAG GTTTATGTGCATGATTTGGTAATGGAGCACAGTTTGGTTACTCGTTCATCTGAGTTTGAAGCTGCGATACAAAATGGTGAACGCTCCTCTCTCAGGGTTTTATGTGAACAGAAGTCTAAAGATTCTGA TTTGGAGGATGATCGGGAAACATGGGGATTCCTGAAAGTCATGTTCGAAGATGATGGAACTGCAAGGACGAAGCTTCTCAGGCATCTTGGTTTTAGTGTATCGACTGAATCACAAGATTCTGAAGGAGAGATTTCCCAGGGTGTCGATGCTCTCCATCTGAATGATACAGCAGCAGATAATATTGGATATGGGGATGGTAGAGTAGCCACATTATTTCCATCTGACAATGGGGAGGATTTCTTTAACAATCTTCCCAGTCCAAAAGCTGACACACCTTTATCAATCTCTGGTGATAACCATGCTGCTGAGGAGACTGTTGCTGCTGAAGAACCACAAGTTGAGGATGGAGTGGAAGATAATGGAGATGCATCATTTGCTGATGGTGTGCAGCGGGCATTAGTTGTAGGTGATTATAAGGGGGCTGTTGGGTTGTGTGTATCTGCAAACAAAATGGCTGATGCCTTGGTTATTGCACATGTTGGTGGTGGGTCCTTGTGGGAGAATACACGAGATCAATATCTAAAAATGTCCCGTTCACCATACTTAAAG ATTGTTTCTGCAATGGTCAACAATGATCTATTGAGTCTTGTGAATACAAGGCCCCTGAAATTCTGGAAAGAAACCCTTGCCCTTCTCTGCAGT TTTGCACAAAAAGATGAATGGACCATGCTCTGTGATACCCTTGCTTCAAAACTTATGGTTGCCGGTTATACACTTCCAGCAACTCTGTGCTATATATGTGCTGGAAATAttgataaaactgttgaaatCTGGTCGAGGAGCTTGTCTACTGAGCGTGAAGGAAAATCTTATATTGATCTTCTTCAG GATTTGATGGAAAAGACTATTGTGCTTGCTTTGGCCACTGGACAAAAGAGATTTAGTGTAACTTTATGCAAGCTTGTTGAGAAATATGCTGAAATATTGGCAAGTCAAGGACAGCTAACAACGGCACTGGAGTATATTAAGTTATTGGGATCTGAAGAATTGACACCCGAACTTGTGATCTTGAGAGATCGGATTTCCCTCTCTACAGAGTCTG ATAAAAATGACAAGACATCAACTATTGAATACTCTCAGCAACCAAGTGAAAACGTATATGGTTCTGAAGCCACCAAACATTATTATCAG GAGTCTGCTTCAGCGCAATTCCATCAGAGTATGCCTACCACTACATACAATGATAGCTATTCCCAGACTGCGTATGGGGGAAGAGGGTACACTGCTCCTACACCATATCAGCCTGCACCACAGCCTAATTTATTTCTTCCATCACAGGCACCACAGGCTCCAGAG ACAAATTTCTCTGCACCTCCGGGTCAACCTGCTCCGAGGCCATTTGTTCCTGCAACACCTTCTGCTTTGAGAAATGTGGAAAAATATCAACAGCCTCCCACTTTGGGTTCTCAGTTGTACCCT gGAATTGCAAATCCTACTTATCAGCCTATACAATCAGCCGCTTCAGTTGGCCCTGTCCCATCGCACATGGATTCGGTTCCTGGGCATAAAATGCCTCAGGTTGTGGCTCCCGCTCCTCCGTCTAGGGGATTCATGCCAGTTCCTAATCCAGGAGCCGTTCAGCTACCTGGAATGGGTTTGGTTCAGCCTCCCAGCCCTACACAATCTACTCCAGCACAGCCAGCTGTGATGCCTCCAGCCCCACCACCAACTGTGCAGACTGCTGATACTTCAAACGTACCTG CTCATCAAAAACCTGTGGTAGCAACGTTGACAAGACTTTTCAATGAGACCTCAGAAGCATTGGGTGGTGCTCGGGCAAATCCGGGTAAGAAGCGGGAAATTGAAGACAACTCAAGGAAGATGGGTGCATTGTTCAGCAAACTGAACGGCGGGGATATATCTAAAAATGCTGCTGATAAGCTTGTGCAGCTCTGCCAAGCTCTGGATACTGGCGATTATGGTCGTGCACTACAGATCCAG GTGCTTCTTACGACGAGCGAATGGGACGAGTGCAGCTTCTGGCTGGCTACCCTGAAACGAATGATCAAGACGAGGCAGAACATGAGGTTGAGCTAG